The following are encoded together in the Drosophila biarmipes strain raj3 chromosome 3L, RU_DBia_V1.1, whole genome shotgun sequence genome:
- the LOC108028393 gene encoding retinoblastoma-binding protein 5 homolog: MNLELLESFGQNYPEEFDGSLDCISLAVTCAFNKYGTLLAVGCNDGRIVIWDFLTRGIAKIISAHVHPVCSLSWTRNGHKLLSASTDNNVCIWDVLTGELEHKYRFPSPVLKVQFDPRNDNRLLVCPMRYAAVMVEIGGSHRCLPLDSDGDLNIVASFDRRGKHIYTGNAKGKILVLDVETFEVVASFRIIVGTSSATAVKSIEFARRGDAFLINTSDRVIRVYDSKEIITLGKDGEPEPIQKLQDLVNKTTWKKCCFSGDGEYICAGSARQHALYIWEKSIGNLVKILHGTKGELLLDVVWHPVRPIIASISSGLVSIWAQNQVENWSAFAPDFKELDENVEYEERESEFDIADEDKSVDLNADAQQDEEIEVDVQKVEPVAAFCSSDEEGEDENALQFLPMAPEVEDPEDGWAGQDGMEASAVMLSTDPHDYEDEIMASKRRRMQLYDVSLPDAPTDETHPLISSKASKDKQQPVGGKKAASRTKK, translated from the exons atgaatttgGAGCTGCTAG AATCTTTTGGACAGAACTACCCCGAGGAGTTTGACGGCTCTCTGGACTGCATTTCGCTGGCCGTGACGTGTGCCTTCAACAAATACGGAACGCTTTTGGCCGTGGGCTGTAACGATGGACGCATTGTTATTTGGGACTTCCTGACGCGGGGCATTGCCAAGATTATTTCAGCCCATGTGCATCCCGTGTGCAGTCTCAGCTGGACCAGGAATGGTCACAAG CTACTTTCAGCTTCCACGGACAACAATGTGTGCATTTGGGACGTGCTAACCGGCGAACTGGAGCACAAGTACAGGTTTCCCTCGCCCGTGCTGAAGGTCCAGTTCGATCCGCGAAATGACAACCGACTTTTGGTCTGCCCCATGCGATATGCCGCCGTTATGGTGGAGATCGGCGGATCCCACCGCTGCCTGCCCTTGGACTCTGAT GGCGACCTGAACATTGTGGCCTCTTTTGATCGCAGAGGCAAGCACATCTACACAGGCAATGCCAAGGGCAAAATACTCGTCCTGGATGTGGAAACCTTCGAGGTGGTCGCCAGTTTTCGCATTATTGTGGGCACCTCAAGTGCGACGGCTGTAAAGAGCATAGAATTCGCGAGGCGCGGAGA CGCATTTCTTATCAACACCTCGGATCGAGTTATTCGAGTCTATGACTCCAAGGAAATTATAACTCTGGGCAAGGACGGCGAGCCGGAACCTATACAAAAGCTGCAGGACTTGGTTAATAA GACCACCTGGAAGAAGTGCTGCTTTTCCGGCGATGGAGAGTACATTTGCGCCGGCAGTGCGCGCCAGCATGCTCTCTACATTTGGGAAAAGTCAATAGGCAACCTGGTTAAGATCCTGCACGGCACCAAGGGTGAGCTGCTCTTGGACGTGGTGTGGCATCCAGTCCGGCCCATCATCGCCAGCATCAGCTCCGGGCTTGTATCGATATGGGCCCAAAATCAAGTGGAAAACTGGTCTGCCTTTGCACCAGATTTCAAGGAATTGGATGAGAACGTAGAGTACGAGGAGCGGGAGTCGGAGTTCGACATTGCTGACGAGGACAAGTCGGTGGACCTGAACGCAGACGCGCAACAAGACGAGGAAATTGAGGTGGATGTGCAGAAGGTGGAGCCCGTGGCTGCCTTTTGCTCCTCGGACGAGGAGGGCGAGGATGAGAATGCGCTGCAGTTCCTCCCCATGGCGCCGGAGGTGGAGGATCCGGAGGACGGCTGGGCTGGTCAGGATGGAATGGAGGCCAGTGCAGTGATGCTCAGCACTGATCCGCATGACTACGAGGACGAAATAATGGCTTCCAAGCGCCGACGCATGCAGCTCTACGATGTCAGCCTACCTGATGCCCCCACCGATG AAACCCATCCCCTCATTTCCAGCAAGGCCAGCAAGGATAAGCAGCAGCCTGTGGGCGGGAAAAAAGCCGCCAGtcgaaccaagaaataa
- the LOC108028399 gene encoding serine protease inhibitor 77Ba-like, with the protein MVKLPLILGAIVLLMAHEKYAQSLSKGVQDFSLDLFHRIAIGSNENLMISPYSVWSLFVLLYEGASGGTYDQLRQTLRINVDDKTLREFSRERSQFLDVMSSGIEIHTLRGIYVANKFSINPTYKIVLRQYSIQPVEVDFKNLGTVRRINEEITKATRGLIKNTVQQKDLSNAILFLISSIYFKGQWKFPFDKQMTTGLPFFDENGQFIAEVPTMIQESNFPKVRPANLGGTVLELPYGSLEWISMIVVLPDSKVPLNTVAGNLKTVGLDPILKSLADFKAKNGDAKTEIAMPKFETTTDLSLNEILSQMGIRDLFNRNSANLDRIAPGLYASLCKHSSKIIVDEEGTTAAAAVTVSLSGRGLFNRIDLNRPFLYMIVDKQTGLLLFAGQVRNPKAI; encoded by the exons ATGGTCAAACTTCCACTTATATTGGGCGCCATTGTCCTGCTGATGGCGCACGAGAAATACGCCCAGTCCCTATCGAAGGGAGTCCAGGACTTTTCCCTAGACCTCTTTCACCGAATAGCCATCGGTTCAAACGAAAACTTAATGATATCGCCCTACTCTGTGTGGTCACTCTTTGTGCTTCTCTACGAGGGAGCGTCAGGAGGAACCTATGACCAGCTGCGTCAGACCCTACGGATCAATGTAGATGATAAAACCTTACGCGAGTTTTCCAGGGAACGGAGCCAGTTCCTCGA CGTCATGTCTTCCGGAATCGAGATCCATACCCTTCGTGGCATTTACGTCGCCAACAAGTTTTCGATCAATCCGACCTACAAAATTGTCCTGCGGCAGTACAGCATTCAGCCCGTTGAAGTGGACTTTAAAAATCTTGGTACGGTGCGACGCATTAATGAGGAAATTACTAAGGCCACCCGAGGCCTGATCAAAAACACTGTGCAACAAAAAGATTTGAGCAACGCCATATTGTTCCTGATCTCCTCCATTTACTTCAAGGGTCAGTGGAAG TTCCCCTTTGACAAACAAATGACTACGGGTCTTCCGTTTTTCGACGAGAACGGACAGTTTATCGCAGAGGTACCCACTATGATACAGGAATCAAATTTCCCCAAAGTCCGCCCAGCGAACCTGGGCGGTACTGTTTTAGAGTTGCCCTACGGCTCCCTCGAGTGGATATCGATGATCGTGGTGCTGCCTGACAGTAAGGTTCCATTGAACACCGTGGCAGGTAATCTCAAGACTGTGGGATTGGATCCCATTCTTAAAAGCTTAGCTGATTTCAAAGCCAAAAACGGCGATGCGAAGACAGAGATCGCGATGCCCAAGTTTGAAACGACTACGGACCTTTCGCTTAATGAAATCCTTAGCCAG ATGGGCATCCGGGATTTGTTCAACCGGAACTCCGCCAACCTGGATCGCATAGCACCGGGACTATACGCCTCGCTGTGCAAACACTCAAGCAAGATCATTGTCGACGAAGAGGGAACCACGGCTGCAGCGGCCGTCACTGTCTCGTTAAGCGGAAGGGGTTTATTTAACCGAATCGACCTGAACAGACCCTTCTTGTACATGATCGTGGATAAGCAAACCGGCCTGCTGCTTTTCGCCGGGCAAGTTCGGAATCCTAAGGCAATCTAG
- the LOC108028398 gene encoding serine protease inhibitor 77Ba-like isoform X1, translating to MMTRLLLVLSIMCIVLPMVLGKYGQQLPQGIRDFFFDLVQHVSVEVEKADRNFMISPFSVWSLLVLLYEGSAGRTYDQLGQTLGINFSDEKLRRFLKGVNLYLASNDSDVEITMLQGLYIGTGYPIKDSYRNVMQNYKVDLVEIDFNSPDAAVQINEATNRSTRGLIPYTILPQDINGARMFLLSSLYFKGQWKLPFNKSLTREEPFYSESGEVIGKIPMMVQSANFAYVSNIEGLDGYVLELPYGTQERLAMFVVLPKRGFKLSDVANNLKTLGLRPVLQGLEDFRKRASEDNRVEVIMPRFMTSTDLALTGILKQMGIRDLFDESAANLDRISSGLFAKLVFHSTKIIVDEQGTTAAAVTEAALENKMEPPQFQLNRPFQYFIVERETGFMFFAGQFRNPKAA from the exons ATGATGACTAGACTTTTACTGGTTTTAAGCATCATGTGCATTGTCCTGCCGATGGTGCTGGGGAAATATGGCCAGCAATTACCGCAGGGAATCCGGGACTTTTTCTTTGATCTCGTGCAGCACGTTTCCGTAGAAGTGGAGAAGGCCGACAGGAACTTCATGATATCGCCCTTCTCCGTGTGGTCACTCCTGGTGCTGCTCTACGAGGGATCAGCGGGAAGAACTTATGACCAGTTGGGCCAGACCCTTGGCATCAACTTTTCCGATGAAAAGCTACGTAGGTTTTTGAAAGGGGTGAATCTGTATTTAGC TTCCAACGATTCCGACGTCGAGATAACCATGCTCCAAGGCCTTTACATCGGAACAGGCTATCCCATCAAGGATAGCTATCGAAACGTCATGCAGAACTACAAAGTGGACCTTGTGGAGATCGATTTTAATAGCCCAGATGCTGCGGTGCAGATCAACGAGGCCACAAATCGCTCCACCCGAGGTCTCATTCCGTATACGATTCTGCCACAGGATATAAACGGAGCCAGGATGTTCCTGCTCTCCTCGTTGTACTTCAAGGGCCAGTGGAAG CTTCCATTTAATAAAAGTCTGACCAGGGAGGAGCCCTTTTACAGCGAGAGCGGCGAGGTTATCGGCAAGATACCCATGATGGTGCAGTCAGCGAACTTCGCCTACGTCTCCAACATAGAGGGTCTGGACGGCTATGTCCTGGAGCTTCCCTATGGAACCCAGGAAAGGCTTGCAATGTTCGTGGTTCTTCCCAAGCGCGGATTCAAATTAAGCGACGTGGCCAACAATCTGAAGACCCTGGGATTGAGGCCTGTCCTTCAGGGACTGGAGGATTTCAGGAAGAGAGCCTCCGAGGACAACAGAGTAGAGGTAATCATGCCCAGGTTCATGACTTCCACGGACCTCGCACTCACGGGAATCCTAAAACAG ATGGGCATTCGAGATCTATTCGACGAGAGCGCCGCTAACCTCGACCGAATTTCGTCCGGATTGTTCGCCAAGCTAGTCTTTCATTCCACCAAGATCATCGTGGACGAGCAGGGAACCACGGCAGCAGCTGTCACGGAGGCTGCGCTGGAGAACAAGATGGAGCCGCCCCAGTTCCAGCTCAACAGACCCTTCCAGTACTTCATCGTAGAGAGGGAAACCGGTTTCATGTTCTTTGCCGGCCAATTTCGAAACCCCAAGGCGGCTTAG
- the LOC108028398 gene encoding serine protease inhibitor 77Ba-like isoform X3, producing the protein MLQGLYIGTGYPIKDSYRNVMQNYKVDLVEIDFNSPDAAVQINEATNRSTRGLIPYTILPQDINGARMFLLSSLYFKGQWKLPFNKSLTREEPFYSESGEVIGKIPMMVQSANFAYVSNIEGLDGYVLELPYGTQERLAMFVVLPKRGFKLSDVANNLKTLGLRPVLQGLEDFRKRASEDNRVEVIMPRFMTSTDLALTGILKQMGIRDLFDESAANLDRISSGLFAKLVFHSTKIIVDEQGTTAAAVTEAALENKMEPPQFQLNRPFQYFIVERETGFMFFAGQFRNPKAA; encoded by the exons ATGCTCCAAGGCCTTTACATCGGAACAGGCTATCCCATCAAGGATAGCTATCGAAACGTCATGCAGAACTACAAAGTGGACCTTGTGGAGATCGATTTTAATAGCCCAGATGCTGCGGTGCAGATCAACGAGGCCACAAATCGCTCCACCCGAGGTCTCATTCCGTATACGATTCTGCCACAGGATATAAACGGAGCCAGGATGTTCCTGCTCTCCTCGTTGTACTTCAAGGGCCAGTGGAAG CTTCCATTTAATAAAAGTCTGACCAGGGAGGAGCCCTTTTACAGCGAGAGCGGCGAGGTTATCGGCAAGATACCCATGATGGTGCAGTCAGCGAACTTCGCCTACGTCTCCAACATAGAGGGTCTGGACGGCTATGTCCTGGAGCTTCCCTATGGAACCCAGGAAAGGCTTGCAATGTTCGTGGTTCTTCCCAAGCGCGGATTCAAATTAAGCGACGTGGCCAACAATCTGAAGACCCTGGGATTGAGGCCTGTCCTTCAGGGACTGGAGGATTTCAGGAAGAGAGCCTCCGAGGACAACAGAGTAGAGGTAATCATGCCCAGGTTCATGACTTCCACGGACCTCGCACTCACGGGAATCCTAAAACAG ATGGGCATTCGAGATCTATTCGACGAGAGCGCCGCTAACCTCGACCGAATTTCGTCCGGATTGTTCGCCAAGCTAGTCTTTCATTCCACCAAGATCATCGTGGACGAGCAGGGAACCACGGCAGCAGCTGTCACGGAGGCTGCGCTGGAGAACAAGATGGAGCCGCCCCAGTTCCAGCTCAACAGACCCTTCCAGTACTTCATCGTAGAGAGGGAAACCGGTTTCATGTTCTTTGCCGGCCAATTTCGAAACCCCAAGGCGGCTTAG
- the LOC108028398 gene encoding serine protease inhibitor 77Ba-like isoform X2 produces the protein MMTRLLLVLSIMCIVLPMVLGKYGQQLPQGIRDFFFDLVQHVSVEVEKADRNFMISPFSVWSLLVLLYEGSAGRTYDQLGQTLGINFSDEKLRRFLKGVNLYLASNDSDVEITMLQGLYIGTGYPIKDSYRNVMQNYKVDLVEIDFNSPDAAVQINEATNRSTRGLIPYTILPQDINGARMFLLSSLYFKGQWKLPFNKSLTREEPFYSESGEVIGKIPMMVQSANFAYVSNIEGLDGYVLELPYGTQERLAMFVVLPKRGFKLSDVANNLKTLGLRPVLQGLEDFRKRASEDNRVEVIMPRFMTSTDLALTGILKQHI, from the exons ATGATGACTAGACTTTTACTGGTTTTAAGCATCATGTGCATTGTCCTGCCGATGGTGCTGGGGAAATATGGCCAGCAATTACCGCAGGGAATCCGGGACTTTTTCTTTGATCTCGTGCAGCACGTTTCCGTAGAAGTGGAGAAGGCCGACAGGAACTTCATGATATCGCCCTTCTCCGTGTGGTCACTCCTGGTGCTGCTCTACGAGGGATCAGCGGGAAGAACTTATGACCAGTTGGGCCAGACCCTTGGCATCAACTTTTCCGATGAAAAGCTACGTAGGTTTTTGAAAGGGGTGAATCTGTATTTAGC TTCCAACGATTCCGACGTCGAGATAACCATGCTCCAAGGCCTTTACATCGGAACAGGCTATCCCATCAAGGATAGCTATCGAAACGTCATGCAGAACTACAAAGTGGACCTTGTGGAGATCGATTTTAATAGCCCAGATGCTGCGGTGCAGATCAACGAGGCCACAAATCGCTCCACCCGAGGTCTCATTCCGTATACGATTCTGCCACAGGATATAAACGGAGCCAGGATGTTCCTGCTCTCCTCGTTGTACTTCAAGGGCCAGTGGAAG CTTCCATTTAATAAAAGTCTGACCAGGGAGGAGCCCTTTTACAGCGAGAGCGGCGAGGTTATCGGCAAGATACCCATGATGGTGCAGTCAGCGAACTTCGCCTACGTCTCCAACATAGAGGGTCTGGACGGCTATGTCCTGGAGCTTCCCTATGGAACCCAGGAAAGGCTTGCAATGTTCGTGGTTCTTCCCAAGCGCGGATTCAAATTAAGCGACGTGGCCAACAATCTGAAGACCCTGGGATTGAGGCCTGTCCTTCAGGGACTGGAGGATTTCAGGAAGAGAGCCTCCGAGGACAACAGAGTAGAGGTAATCATGCCCAGGTTCATGACTTCCACGGACCTCGCACTCACGGGAATCCTAAAACAG CATATTTGA
- the LOC108028396 gene encoding serine protease inhibitor 77Ba-like gives MKVGDTVLVVGLVILLAHWGYAETNDEKLDKMIRGMQNFSITLFEIDFLWRIENDRIQNIMLAPYSMWTSLLMMYEGAGGNTLDQLRKVLTITVGEKELKEFYLERKELVNTDSPEMEVHSYQHLYVSKMYSVNYDYKHGTDEYEMGPTVMDFGARWTQINRDITYGTNNQVYYPLKYGTVNAARMFLVSAIYFRGMWKHPFDKELTKVEPFYSERSPYKQIDKKPMMVQTGKFAYVDDLEGLDGRVLELPYGEDGAVVMLVMLPKRGFRVRHVLAQLRERGLRPILDALESGNSTKKDVEVKIPKFNANSTVAFPYYLYQLGLEDLVNSDKTNLTRLSDSPKSLRLALSNCRQFTRIIVDERGTPGSVPKPSPANKSEVVKFHVNKPFLYLVVEKKENIILFTGDIQK, from the exons ATGAAGGTCGGCGATACAGTGCTTGTTGTCGGCTTAGTAATTTTATTGGCACATTGGGGATACGCCGAGACAAACGATGAAAAGCTTGACAAAATGATTCGGGGAATGCAGAATTTTTCCATCACTCTCTTCGAGATAGATTTCTTGTGGAGAATAGAGAATGACCGAATCCAGAACATAATGCTAGCGCCCTATTCCATGTGGACCAGTCTGCTTATGATGTACGAGGGAGCAGGGGGAAATACCTTGGACCAGCTGCGTAAGGTGCTGACGATTACTGTCGGTGAAAAGGAGCTGAAAGAGTTCTATTTAGAGAGGAAAGAATTGGTGAA CACCGATTCTCCCGAGATGGAGGTTCACTCGTACCAACACCTGTACGTCAGTAAAATGTATTCAGTCAATTATGACTACAAACATGGCACGGATGAGTACGAAATGGGACCCACGGTAATGGACTTCGGAGCGAGGTGGACTCAGATCAACAGGGACATTACGTATGGTACCAATAATCAAGTTTATTACCCTTTAAAATATGGAACTGTAAACGCGGCCAGGATGTTTCTGGTCTCCGCCATCTACTTCAGAGGCATGTGGAAG CATCCCTTCGACAAGGAGTTGACGAAAGTGGAACCATTTTACAGCGAGAGATCCCCCTACAAGCAAATTGACAAAAAGCCTATGATGGTGCAGACAGGCAAGTTCGCCTACGTTGATGACCTTGAGGGTCTGGATGGCCGTGTCCTGGAACTGCCCTACGGCGAGGACGGCGCAGTAGTGATGCTCGTAATGCTGCCCAAACGCGGATTTAGAGTTAGGCATGTGCTCGCCCAACTAAGGGAAAGGGGCCTGCGTCCCATCCTGGATGCCTTAGAGAGTGGAAATTCCACGAAAAAGGATGTGGAGGTCAAGATTCCCAAGTTCAATGCAAACTCCACAGTTGCATTCCCATATTACCTATACCAG TTAGGTCTTGAGGATTTGGTAAACTCTGATAAGACGAATCTAACCCGCCTGTCCGATTCGCCTAAAAGTTTGAGGCTAGCCCTCTCGAACTGCCGCCAGTTCACCCGGATAATCGTGGACGAACGTGGCACGCCCGGATCAGTGCCGAAGCCTTCGCCGGCCAACAAGTCAGAGGTGGTTAAGTTCCACGTGAACAAGCCGTTCCTGTACCTCGTCGTGGAAAAGAAAGAGAACATCATCCTCTTCACCGGAGATATTCAGAAGTAA